The Sulfitobacter sp. SK011 genome has a window encoding:
- a CDS encoding aldehyde dehydrogenase family protein — protein sequence MTISDIFETMDYGKAPESAADALAWLVDMGDRFGHFIDGAFTDPGNGFDSKNPATGEVLATLTQATQADVDAAVKAARKAQPKWGKLGGHGRARYLYALARLLQKHSRLFAVLEVLDNGKPIREARDIDVPLAQRHFYYHAGMAQLMESELPDAEALGVCGQIIPWNFPLLMLAWKVAPALAMGNTVVLKPAEYTSLTALLFADICRQAGLPKGVVNIVTGDGTVGEMIVNSDVDKIAFTGSTAVGRRIREATAGTGKALTLELGGKSPYIVFDDADLDSAVEGLVDAIWFNQGQVCCAGSRLLVQEPVADTFYAKLRARMGKLRVGDPLDKSIDVGALVDPVQLKSISDMVSANTAGEKFVADTAMPGQGCFYPPTLITGLNPADTLMQEEIFGPVLVSTTFRTPSEAVELANNTRYGLAATVWSENINLALDIAPKLAAGIVWVNGTNLMDAAAGFGGVRESGFGREGGWEGLAGYTRPKGQQKPLKLIEPMAGDGTPVDPIDRTAKLYIGGKQARPDGGYSAPVWGKTGALLGHASLANRKDVRNAVEAAHAAKGWSKTTGHLRAQILYYIAENLAARADEFSHRLDAMQGGRHGKNEVEASIKRLFTYAAWADKFDGQVHGVPIRGVAMAMKEPVGVIGAVCPAEAPLLGLISCMAPAIAMGNRVVLAASEPFPLSATDFAQVIETSDVPAGVVNILTGPQSDLAEAMGRHMDIDAVWCFGAADLSKTIEHGAAGNLKRTWVNHGLARDWMGQAGEGRAFLEAATEVKNIWVPYGE from the coding sequence ATGACCATTTCCGACATCTTCGAGACCATGGACTATGGCAAGGCCCCGGAATCAGCCGCTGATGCGCTGGCTTGGCTGGTTGATATGGGCGACCGCTTTGGTCATTTCATTGATGGGGCCTTCACCGATCCAGGCAATGGTTTTGACAGTAAGAACCCGGCGACCGGCGAGGTGCTGGCAACATTAACCCAAGCCACACAGGCGGATGTGGACGCCGCCGTAAAAGCCGCAAGGAAAGCGCAACCCAAGTGGGGGAAACTTGGCGGTCACGGCCGCGCGCGGTATCTCTATGCGCTCGCAAGGCTCTTGCAGAAGCACAGCCGCCTCTTTGCGGTTCTCGAAGTCCTCGACAATGGCAAGCCGATCCGCGAGGCGCGTGATATCGACGTGCCATTGGCGCAACGGCATTTTTACTACCACGCGGGTATGGCACAGTTGATGGAAAGCGAACTGCCGGATGCAGAAGCTCTGGGTGTCTGCGGTCAAATCATCCCGTGGAATTTCCCGCTGCTGATGCTCGCATGGAAAGTCGCACCTGCCTTGGCGATGGGCAATACAGTGGTGCTGAAACCTGCTGAATACACATCTTTGACCGCCCTGCTGTTTGCAGACATCTGCCGTCAGGCGGGCCTGCCCAAGGGGGTGGTGAACATTGTCACCGGTGATGGCACGGTGGGCGAGATGATCGTGAATTCAGATGTCGACAAGATTGCCTTCACCGGCTCCACCGCCGTGGGCCGCCGCATCCGCGAGGCAACGGCTGGCACCGGCAAGGCGCTCACGTTGGAGCTGGGCGGGAAATCCCCTTATATCGTGTTTGACGATGCCGATCTGGATTCCGCTGTCGAAGGATTGGTTGATGCCATCTGGTTCAATCAGGGGCAGGTCTGCTGTGCCGGATCTCGCCTGCTGGTGCAGGAACCCGTTGCCGATACTTTCTATGCCAAATTGCGGGCCCGAATGGGCAAACTGCGCGTTGGTGATCCTTTGGATAAATCCATCGATGTGGGCGCTCTGGTGGATCCGGTGCAGTTGAAATCGATCAGCGATATGGTCAGCGCCAATACGGCTGGCGAAAAATTCGTGGCTGACACGGCGATGCCCGGACAGGGATGTTTTTATCCTCCGACGCTGATTACCGGACTGAACCCCGCTGATACGCTGATGCAGGAAGAGATATTTGGCCCTGTGCTGGTTTCGACCACCTTCCGCACCCCGTCTGAGGCCGTGGAACTGGCCAACAACACCCGCTACGGGCTGGCGGCAACGGTCTGGTCCGAGAACATCAATCTGGCCCTGGATATCGCCCCGAAACTGGCCGCGGGCATTGTCTGGGTCAATGGCACCAACCTGATGGACGCCGCAGCCGGGTTTGGTGGCGTGCGCGAAAGCGGGTTTGGACGTGAAGGTGGTTGGGAAGGTCTGGCGGGATACACCCGTCCCAAGGGCCAGCAAAAGCCGCTGAAGCTGATCGAGCCGATGGCAGGTGACGGCACCCCTGTCGATCCGATCGACCGCACCGCGAAACTCTACATTGGCGGCAAGCAAGCGCGTCCCGATGGCGGCTATTCCGCGCCGGTCTGGGGCAAAACCGGTGCTTTGCTGGGGCATGCATCGCTTGCCAATCGCAAAGACGTGCGCAACGCGGTTGAGGCGGCGCATGCGGCAAAGGGTTGGTCCAAAACGACCGGGCATCTGCGCGCCCAAATCCTGTATTACATCGCCGAAAACCTTGCCGCCCGGGCCGACGAATTCAGTCACCGACTGGATGCGATGCAAGGCGGAAGGCACGGCAAAAACGAAGTCGAAGCCAGCATCAAACGCCTTTTCACCTATGCCGCATGGGCCGACAAATTCGATGGGCAGGTCCACGGCGTTCCGATCCGGGGTGTCGCGATGGCGATGAAAGAACCCGTTGGTGTAATTGGCGCAGTTTGCCCCGCCGAGGCCCCCCTACTGGGTCTGATTTCGTGCATGGCACCGGCCATCGCGATGGGCAACCGGGTGGTGCTTGCCGCCTCTGAACCGTTCCCCCTGTCCGCTACTGATTTTGCGCAGGTGATTGAGACTTCTGATGTGCCCGCAGGCGTGGTCAACATCCTGACCGGCCCGCAAAGCGACCTTGCAGAGGCGATGGGCCGTCACATGGATATCGATGCAGTCTGGTGTTTTGGGGCCGCCGACTTAAGCAAAACAATTGAACACGGCGCAGCGGGCAATCTGAAACGCACATGGGTCAACCATGGCCTTGCGCGTGACTGGATGGGGCAAGCGGGCGAAGGGCGGGCATTTCTTGAAGCCGCGACAGAGGTCAAGAATATCTGGGTACCCTACGGGGAATAA
- the deoC gene encoding deoxyribose-phosphate aldolase: protein MATQITTAQSAAATTTQSHLPQVTEPRNPGMPLDMDWVRTVQANTSAIERRAASLPARRSVKKQHQAAWLLRAITCIDLTTLSGDDTARRVARLCAKARQPVAPALLDALGMGPITTGAVCVYHEMIPAAKAALSGTNIPIAAVSTGFPAGLSPLELRIKEIEMSVAAGASEIDIVISRRHVLSGDWQALYDEMQAFRVACGDAHVKAILATGELGSLRNVARASLVCMMAGADFIKTSTGKETVNATLPVSLVMIRAIRDYYDRTGLRVGYKPAGGISKAKDAITYLALMKEELGDRWLQPDLFRFGASSLLNDIERQLEHHITGNYSAGYRHATS, encoded by the coding sequence ATGGCCACCCAGATCACCACCGCCCAATCCGCTGCTGCGACCACAACGCAGTCGCATCTGCCGCAAGTGACAGAACCCCGTAATCCGGGCATGCCTCTTGATATGGATTGGGTCCGCACGGTGCAGGCGAATACATCTGCCATCGAACGGCGCGCGGCATCGCTGCCTGCGCGCAGGTCCGTAAAAAAACAGCATCAGGCGGCGTGGCTGTTGCGTGCAATCACCTGCATTGATCTGACGACGCTGTCTGGCGATGACACCGCCCGCCGGGTTGCGCGCCTGTGCGCCAAGGCCCGTCAACCGGTGGCACCAGCCTTGCTTGATGCCCTTGGGATGGGGCCGATCACCACGGGTGCGGTCTGTGTCTATCATGAGATGATCCCGGCCGCGAAAGCCGCCCTGAGCGGTACCAATATTCCCATCGCAGCTGTCTCAACGGGCTTTCCGGCGGGGTTGTCGCCGCTGGAACTGCGGATCAAAGAGATTGAAATGAGCGTGGCCGCAGGGGCGTCTGAGATCGACATCGTCATTTCGCGGCGGCATGTTTTGTCGGGTGATTGGCAGGCGCTCTATGACGAAATGCAGGCTTTCCGTGTCGCGTGCGGTGATGCGCATGTCAAAGCGATCCTTGCCACGGGCGAATTGGGCAGCCTGCGCAATGTCGCACGGGCATCGCTTGTTTGCATGATGGCCGGTGCCGATTTCATCAAGACCTCAACCGGCAAGGAAACGGTGAACGCGACGCTACCTGTCAGCCTCGTGATGATCCGCGCCATCCGCGACTATTATGACCGCACCGGACTGCGCGTTGGGTACAAACCTGCGGGCGGCATTTCCAAGGCCAAGGATGCGATCACCTATCTTGCACTGATGAAAGAAGAACTGGGGGACCGGTGGTTGCAGCCGGATCTCTTCCGGTTTGGTGCCTCGTCCCTGCTCAATGACATTGAACGGCAACTTGAACACCACATCACCGGCAACTATTCCGCCGGGTATCGCCACGCGACAAGCTGA
- a CDS encoding metal ABC transporter permease yields the protein MIWDALTLQLGYNATLVTLGAALLGMAAGVGGTFLFLRKRALVSDAISHATLPGVALAFMLMVALGGEGRNLVGLLGGAALSAATGLLLVSWLTTRTRLAEDAAIGSVLSVFFGFGIVLLTVIQTMSAGRQAGLEGFLLGSTAGMLRADALVIAGSAAFTLALVLLMRRPLTLASFDPDFAISLGQNVRRTDLAMMGLVLAVTVVGLKIVGLILIVALLIIPPVTARFWTERTDHVVLIAGVLGGLSAYIGAALSASLPDMPTGPIIVLVSFGFFAVSLLLAPGRGVASAVLRHTAYQRRVHLRQGLLALAHGQPIYERLTLRLLRAQGWALPDGVATKEGRARATKALRDETRWQIIRRDPAYEAAASFYDGLTEIETVLTPDQITEVDSRIDLRAVVPA from the coding sequence ATGATCTGGGACGCGCTGACGCTTCAATTGGGGTATAACGCCACGCTGGTGACACTGGGTGCAGCCCTTTTGGGTATGGCCGCCGGTGTAGGGGGAACATTCCTTTTCTTGCGCAAACGCGCACTGGTCAGTGATGCAATCAGCCACGCAACGCTGCCGGGTGTTGCGCTGGCTTTCATGCTGATGGTGGCGCTGGGCGGCGAGGGGCGCAATCTGGTGGGCCTGCTGGGCGGTGCGGCTCTGTCCGCGGCGACTGGATTGCTGTTGGTATCCTGGCTTACGACGCGCACGCGATTGGCCGAAGACGCAGCGATTGGATCTGTCCTGTCGGTGTTCTTCGGCTTTGGGATCGTGCTGTTGACAGTGATCCAAACGATGAGCGCGGGACGACAAGCCGGGCTTGAAGGGTTTCTGCTTGGCTCAACTGCGGGGATGTTGCGCGCCGACGCATTGGTGATTGCGGGGTCTGCTGCGTTCACACTGGCGCTGGTGCTTTTGATGCGCCGCCCGCTCACACTTGCGTCTTTCGATCCCGATTTTGCAATTTCATTGGGGCAGAATGTAAGGCGCACTGATCTTGCAATGATGGGGCTGGTGCTGGCGGTGACAGTTGTGGGGCTGAAAATTGTTGGCCTGATCTTGATTGTGGCCTTGCTGATCATCCCGCCTGTGACAGCGCGCTTCTGGACCGAACGGACCGACCATGTTGTGCTGATCGCCGGGGTGCTGGGTGGCCTGTCCGCCTACATCGGTGCCGCACTCTCTGCATCTTTGCCAGACATGCCGACCGGACCCATTATCGTTTTGGTTAGTTTCGGCTTTTTCGCAGTGTCATTGTTGCTGGCCCCCGGTCGCGGCGTTGCATCGGCAGTGCTGCGCCACACCGCCTATCAACGCAGGGTTCATTTGCGGCAGGGGTTGCTGGCGCTGGCGCATGGACAGCCGATATACGAGCGCCTCACGCTCCGGCTGCTTCGGGCCCAAGGGTGGGCATTGCCCGATGGCGTTGCGACAAAAGAAGGCCGCGCGCGTGCGACAAAAGCACTGCGTGACGAAACCCGGTGGCAGATCATCCGCAGGGACCCGGCCTATGAAGCTGCTGCATCGTTCTATGACGGGCTGACCGAGATCGAAACAGTGCTCACGCCCGACCAAATCACCGAAGTGGACAGCCGCATTGACCTGCGCGCCGTGGTACCGGCATGA
- a CDS encoding metal ABC transporter permease: protein MSGAEFVPLSLVPMLTGIFVAVACGLPGNFLVLRRQALIGDAISHVVLPGIVVAFLVTGVVTTWPMLLGAAGAAVVAVIGIEAVRRLGKIEAGAAMGVIFTSMFAGGVLLLEQSDTSSVHLDVEHALYGNLESLIWLDATGWHSLLDPVALAGLPVELPRMAITLVAVALFIFVFWRPLKISTFDEGFARTIGLRTSPLGLALVIMAAIAAVAAFDAVGSIIVIAMFICPPAAARLMTNRLEHQVAWSVVFATVSAVIGYVLAGYGPLWIGLADSVSAAGMIATVSGVLLGIAALFGPHRLRGSTAPVG, encoded by the coding sequence ATGAGCGGCGCGGAATTTGTTCCCCTGTCGCTGGTGCCGATGCTGACGGGCATTTTCGTTGCCGTGGCCTGTGGGTTACCGGGCAATTTTCTGGTGTTGCGACGTCAGGCGTTGATCGGGGATGCGATCAGCCACGTTGTCCTGCCGGGTATCGTTGTTGCGTTTCTTGTGACCGGTGTTGTGACCACATGGCCCATGTTGCTGGGGGCCGCCGGTGCCGCCGTGGTGGCGGTTATCGGGATTGAGGCGGTCCGGCGTTTGGGCAAGATCGAAGCCGGTGCCGCAATGGGCGTTATTTTTACATCCATGTTTGCAGGCGGTGTGCTGCTGTTGGAGCAGTCTGATACCAGCAGCGTCCATCTGGATGTTGAACATGCGCTTTACGGTAATCTGGAAAGCCTGATCTGGCTGGACGCGACCGGATGGCACTCCCTGCTGGATCCTGTTGCGCTGGCTGGCTTGCCGGTTGAATTGCCACGTATGGCCATCACACTTGTGGCCGTTGCACTGTTTATTTTCGTATTTTGGCGGCCGCTCAAGATCAGCACATTTGACGAAGGCTTCGCGCGGACCATCGGCCTGCGCACCAGTCCACTGGGGCTGGCGCTGGTGATCATGGCGGCAATCGCGGCGGTTGCGGCCTTTGATGCGGTTGGCAGCATCATTGTGATCGCGATGTTTATCTGTCCGCCTGCAGCAGCACGGCTGATGACCAATCGACTGGAACATCAGGTGGCATGGTCTGTGGTCTTTGCCACAGTTTCAGCTGTCATTGGGTATGTTCTGGCGGGATACGGCCCTTTGTGGATCGGTCTTGCCGATAGTGTTTCCGCGGCGGGTATGATTGCCACGGTCTCCGGTGTTCTTTTGGGGATCGCAGCGCTTTTTGGCCCGCATCGCCTGCGCGGTTCAACTGCCCCGGTAGGTTGA
- a CDS encoding HAMP domain-containing sensor histidine kinase, which yields MPQRVRRKWRPPLALVVGGTLAAVLGVPLIGIGYFRVAGNVLGWAETAWLIAWMAILSTTILGFLLWRLVLRPVYALTAHARAMKAGRVDAPLPVHFGTPEFSELGQSVIDMGDTLHNRASGLRAYANHVTHELKSPLTAISGAAELLQGDVNKQDRIVLAATIEEAATRMEHLLSDMRAHAAAGLERAGGQADLAEVAATLTGINTNVMQGGTLPISADDLRAVLTQLAQNAAGHGASSLDLSWADGVLRVTDDGQGVAPGNQSRLFDPFFTTTRTEGGTGMGLPIAQALLGAHGGKIVFVPSEQGARFDISF from the coding sequence ATGCCGCAGCGCGTGAGACGCAAATGGCGCCCGCCCCTGGCCTTGGTGGTGGGGGGCACTCTGGCGGCCGTGCTGGGCGTGCCGCTTATTGGTATCGGGTATTTCAGGGTTGCTGGAAATGTGCTGGGTTGGGCAGAAACCGCCTGGCTGATTGCGTGGATGGCAATTCTGTCGACGACAATCCTTGGCTTTCTGCTGTGGCGTCTGGTGTTGCGACCGGTTTATGCGCTGACGGCCCATGCCCGCGCCATGAAGGCCGGACGGGTGGATGCGCCGTTGCCGGTGCATTTTGGCACGCCGGAGTTCAGCGAGTTGGGACAAAGTGTCATTGATATGGGCGATACCTTGCACAACCGCGCCTCTGGCTTGCGGGCCTATGCAAACCACGTGACCCACGAGCTTAAATCACCGCTCACCGCCATTTCCGGGGCGGCAGAATTGCTGCAGGGCGACGTGAACAAACAGGACCGTATTGTGCTGGCCGCAACGATTGAAGAAGCAGCGACGCGGATGGAACATTTGCTGAGCGATATGCGCGCCCATGCCGCCGCAGGGCTGGAACGTGCGGGAGGGCAGGCGGATCTTGCCGAGGTGGCGGCAACGCTCACTGGTATCAACACAAATGTCATGCAAGGTGGCACATTGCCCATTTCGGCGGATGATCTGCGGGCGGTACTGACCCAGCTTGCACAGAACGCAGCAGGTCACGGGGCGTCAAGCCTTGATCTAAGTTGGGCTGACGGGGTTCTGCGGGTCACAGATGATGGCCAAGGCGTGGCCCCCGGCAACCAGTCGCGGTTGTTTGATCCGTTTTTCACCACAACGAGGACCGAAGGGGGTACGGGCATGGGCTTGCCAATTGCGCAAGCATTGCTGGGCGCGCACGGTGGCAAGATTGTATTTGTACCGTCGGAACAGGGCGCACGGTTTGATATCTCGTTCTGA
- a CDS encoding DUF4173 domain-containing protein, whose translation MKTFLIRGVPLAMQQDGWWMDGNTRADTRDPEAASKTPQTGRLALLIPLIALGDVLVWQVLPGLSLAVFGAAIVVAALWVAGKQISGQRFGLVAGGSVLALLPLVELVQPLSLLIAICGVSAMLALLAGLNPAELGGGALRLWPMGLRQTFDDGAHMLRHKDGAGLAALVQRMLMGWLVPITLGLVFLLLLLEANPIAQGWADAVWRIDIALPNEDRLLFWLCLLPVIWTALSLTKMRERLRAVPRAHKMGPARQGIINPASVTRALVLFNAVFALQTAMDVIYLYGGVGLPEGITYAEYAHRGAYPLVITALLAGGFALLTRRWTDGNRMLRALLMFWVAQNVMLVVSSLVRLELYVEVYGLTHLRVAAAIWMGLVAGGLALILWQVWRRHRNGWLMLRGGAMAGVVLYVCALVSFDAVIARYNLSHPVQRDTYHLCWLGDAAQPIIAAHELKLGRPLCHARYRVRAPQDWREWGFRNWRALSSLRDMQAEVAP comes from the coding sequence ATGAAAACTTTTTTGATCCGGGGCGTGCCATTGGCAATGCAGCAGGATGGTTGGTGGATGGATGGCAACACTCGGGCCGACACGCGGGATCCAGAGGCCGCGTCAAAAACACCGCAAACGGGGCGGCTTGCCCTGCTGATACCCTTGATTGCGCTCGGCGATGTGTTGGTCTGGCAGGTTTTGCCAGGCTTGTCGCTGGCGGTTTTTGGTGCGGCTATTGTGGTGGCGGCGTTATGGGTTGCCGGGAAACAGATCAGCGGCCAAAGGTTTGGTCTGGTGGCGGGCGGCAGCGTGTTAGCGTTGTTGCCGTTGGTCGAGCTTGTGCAGCCCCTGTCACTGTTGATCGCGATCTGTGGCGTTTCAGCGATGTTGGCGCTGCTGGCGGGGTTGAACCCGGCGGAACTTGGCGGCGGTGCGTTGCGGTTATGGCCAATGGGTTTGCGGCAAACATTTGATGATGGCGCGCATATGCTGCGACACAAAGATGGTGCCGGCCTGGCCGCGCTGGTTCAGCGGATGCTGATGGGGTGGCTGGTGCCCATCACGCTTGGGCTGGTCTTTTTGCTGTTGTTGCTTGAGGCAAACCCGATTGCCCAAGGCTGGGCGGATGCGGTTTGGCGCATAGACATCGCGTTGCCAAATGAAGACAGGCTGCTCTTTTGGCTTTGCCTGCTGCCGGTGATCTGGACGGCCCTATCGCTGACAAAAATGCGTGAGCGTCTGCGGGCCGTGCCACGTGCCCACAAGATGGGCCCAGCGCGGCAGGGCATCATCAATCCGGCATCGGTGACGCGGGCCTTGGTTTTGTTCAACGCTGTCTTTGCGCTACAGACCGCGATGGATGTGATCTATCTTTATGGCGGCGTGGGCCTGCCAGAGGGCATTACCTATGCCGAATATGCGCATCGGGGCGCTTATCCTTTGGTGATCACCGCCTTGCTGGCGGGTGGATTTGCCCTGCTGACGCGACGCTGGACCGACGGCAATCGGATGCTTCGCGCCTTGTTGATGTTTTGGGTTGCCCAAAACGTGATGCTGGTGGTCAGTTCACTGGTGCGCCTTGAGCTTTACGTTGAGGTGTATGGTCTGACGCATCTGCGGGTTGCCGCCGCGATCTGGATGGGTCTGGTCGCAGGGGGGCTGGCGTTGATCCTTTGGCAGGTCTGGCGGCGGCATCGCAACGGCTGGCTGATGCTGCGCGGCGGGGCAATGGCGGGTGTTGTGCTGTATGTCTGTGCGCTGGTCAGTTTCGATGCGGTGATCGCGCGCTACAATCTGAGCCATCCGGTGCAACGCGACACCTATCACCTGTGCTGGCTGGGCGATGCGGCCCAGCCAATCATTGCAGCACATGAATTGAAGCTTGGCCGACCCCTTTGCCACGCACGATACCGGGTCAGAGCCCCACAAGACTGGCGCGAATGGGGCTTTCGCAATTGGCGCGCCCTGAGTAGCCTGCGGGACATGCAAGCCGAGGTCGCCCCGTGA
- the uraH gene encoding hydroxyisourate hydrolase yields the protein MSAGYLTTHVLDTARGLPAGGMTITLYRIDGANRLKLATMQTNSDGRTETPILPKGQCVTGTYELVFDAGTYLDRSGAAPESPRFLDEIPIRFGISDADAHYHVPLLLSPFGFSTYRGS from the coding sequence ATGTCTGCTGGATATTTGACGACGCATGTCCTTGATACGGCCCGCGGGCTGCCTGCAGGCGGGATGACAATCACTCTTTATCGGATTGACGGGGCAAACCGCCTCAAGCTTGCGACAATGCAGACGAATTCTGATGGGCGCACAGAAACGCCAATTCTGCCAAAGGGGCAATGCGTCACCGGCACATATGAGTTGGTCTTTGATGCCGGCACCTATCTCGATCGATCCGGGGCCGCGCCGGAAAGCCCACGGTTCCTAGACGAAATACCGATCCGATTTGGGATCTCTGATGCGGATGCGCATTATCACGTACCTCTCTTGTTGTCGCCGTTCGGTTTTTCAACCTACCGGGGCAGTTGA
- a CDS encoding metal ABC transporter ATP-binding protein, with protein MSVELATTQDADPVKVNRENSPLAIRGMTVSYGQKPAIFSVDMTVETGKMTAIIGPNGAGKSTLLKAALGILKPLAGTTTIYGKPVDDQRHRIAYVPQRASVDWDFPTRVIDVVLMGLYPQLGLLGRVRPAHREKAKGCLARVGMEDFATRQIGQLSGGQQQRVFLARALAQDADLYLLDEPFAGVDAATEKAIIAVLKSLRDAGKTVVAVHHDLSTVAEYFDNVFLINTRRVAEGPVATTFTTQMLQDAYGGRLAAPQMEALQLI; from the coding sequence ATGAGTGTTGAACTGGCCACAACCCAAGACGCGGACCCCGTTAAAGTGAACCGCGAGAACAGTCCGCTGGCAATACGTGGCATGACGGTTTCATATGGCCAGAAGCCCGCTATTTTCTCTGTCGATATGACGGTCGAGACTGGCAAAATGACAGCGATCATCGGGCCGAATGGGGCGGGGAAATCCACTTTGCTGAAGGCGGCATTGGGCATCCTCAAACCCCTGGCCGGGACGACCACGATCTACGGCAAACCCGTTGACGACCAGCGCCACCGCATCGCCTATGTGCCGCAACGGGCCTCTGTAGACTGGGATTTCCCCACGCGGGTGATCGACGTGGTGCTGATGGGGCTTTATCCTCAGCTTGGTCTTTTGGGTCGGGTCAGGCCCGCCCATCGCGAAAAGGCAAAGGGGTGTCTGGCCCGTGTCGGAATGGAGGATTTTGCCACGCGCCAAATTGGTCAGCTTTCAGGGGGTCAGCAACAGCGTGTCTTCTTGGCGCGCGCGCTGGCGCAGGATGCGGATCTGTATCTGTTGGACGAGCCTTTTGCAGGCGTCGATGCCGCCACCGAAAAAGCGATTATTGCCGTTCTGAAATCCTTGCGTGATGCCGGTAAAACGGTTGTTGCAGTACATCATGACCTCAGCACTGTTGCGGAGTATTTTGACAATGTGTTTCTGATCAACACCCGCCGTGTGGCCGAAGGGCCGGTTGCAACGACATTCACGACCCAGATGTTGCAAGACGCCTATGGCGGGCGTCTGGCCGCCCCACAGATGGAGGCGCTGCAGCTCATATGA
- a CDS encoding metal ABC transporter solute-binding protein, Zn/Mn family — protein MALISTASLVRAADTIAIVATTGMIADAARRIGGDFVTVRALMGPGVDPHGYRQTRSDIVAMTRADLVLWHGLYLEAQMERFFEELAGKRTVVAVAEALPKDSLLSHPSYDGRFDPHVWMDPTTWQGVVSEITAALSAARPEHADAFAQNASTYQSELTALAAYANDALTKVPQDQRVLVTAHDAFGYFGRAFGFEVIGIQGISTASEAGLNRISELVDDLVARKIGAVFVETSVSDRNMRALIEGAGAQGHEVRIGGSLFSDAMGSDGTYEGTYIGMIDHNVTTIATALGADIPASGMQGKLAQGS, from the coding sequence ATGGCATTGATCAGCACCGCCTCGCTGGTCAGGGCCGCTGATACCATTGCGATTGTGGCGACCACGGGCATGATTGCCGATGCCGCCCGCCGGATCGGCGGCGATTTTGTGACTGTCCGCGCGCTGATGGGACCGGGTGTTGATCCGCACGGATACCGCCAGACCCGCAGCGATATCGTTGCCATGACCCGCGCCGATCTGGTGCTCTGGCACGGACTTTATCTTGAGGCGCAGATGGAGCGGTTCTTTGAAGAGCTCGCTGGCAAACGCACCGTCGTGGCGGTCGCAGAAGCTTTGCCAAAAGACAGTTTGCTGAGCCATCCGTCTTATGACGGGCGATTTGATCCGCATGTGTGGATGGACCCCACCACCTGGCAGGGCGTCGTCAGCGAAATCACCGCGGCCTTGTCAGCGGCGCGCCCAGAGCATGCGGATGCCTTTGCGCAAAATGCCAGCACCTATCAGTCAGAACTGACGGCGCTGGCGGCCTATGCTAATGATGCGCTGACCAAAGTACCCCAAGATCAGCGTGTTCTGGTCACTGCCCATGATGCCTTTGGTTATTTCGGACGGGCGTTTGGGTTTGAGGTTATTGGCATTCAGGGCATTTCCACAGCAAGCGAAGCTGGCCTGAACCGGATCAGCGAATTGGTTGATGACCTTGTGGCCCGCAAAATCGGGGCCGTTTTTGTGGAAACCTCAGTCTCGGACCGCAATATGCGCGCCTTGATCGAAGGGGCTGGCGCACAGGGGCACGAGGTACGCATTGGCGGATCGCTTTTCAGTGATGCAATGGGGTCCGATGGCACCTATGAGGGCACTTATATTGGCATGATTGACCACAATGTCACCACCATCGCGACTGCGTTGGGTGCTGATATCCCGGCATCGGGGATGCAGGGAAAACTGGCGCAGGGAAGCTGA
- a CDS encoding response regulator transcription factor, with protein MKSHILIVDDDPHIRNVISIALRQAGMQTSEAGDGTEGLAKARSGRFDLIVLDIGLPEMDGLQVCRTLRVSDQTPVLFLTARDDEIDRVLGFELGGDDYVTKPFSPRELVARIKAILKRSGAGPVNTNGQAVLQTGSLAIDPARHRCLVNGVPVALTAREMGILNHLMTRPDQVVPRPSLTDAVYGAHIHVSDRTVDSHLRNLRAKLADAGCADAIETIHGVGIRMGPCRSA; from the coding sequence GTGAAGTCGCACATTCTGATTGTTGATGATGATCCACACATCCGGAACGTGATTTCGATCGCCCTGCGACAGGCGGGAATGCAAACCAGTGAGGCTGGAGATGGCACCGAAGGATTGGCCAAGGCTCGGTCCGGGCGATTTGACTTGATCGTGCTGGACATCGGATTGCCGGAAATGGACGGGCTGCAGGTTTGCCGCACATTGCGGGTCAGCGACCAGACGCCTGTTCTGTTCCTGACGGCGCGCGATGACGAGATCGACCGCGTTTTGGGGTTTGAACTGGGCGGCGATGACTACGTGACCAAGCCGTTTTCACCCCGCGAACTGGTCGCCCGGATCAAAGCGATCCTCAAGCGCAGCGGCGCGGGACCGGTCAATACGAACGGGCAGGCTGTGCTGCAGACCGGTAGCCTGGCAATTGACCCGGCGCGCCATCGGTGTCTCGTGAATGGGGTTCCGGTTGCCTTGACTGCGCGCGAGATGGGCATTTTGAACCATTTGATGACGCGGCCCGATCAGGTTGTTCCTCGGCCTTCGCTGACCGACGCCGTTTATGGCGCGCATATTCATGTCTCGGACCGAACGGTGGACAGCCATCTGCGCAATTTACGTGCCAAACTGGCGGATGCGGGCTGCGCTGATGCGATCGAGACAATACATGGCGTTGGCATCAGGATGGGACCATGCCGCAGCGCGTGA